Below is a window of Streptomyces sp. NBC_00223 DNA.
CGCGGTGCTGCGCGCCGAGCGCGTGCCCGTCGGGCAGATGGGTGACGTGTTCTCCGGCGGCCAGCTGCTCACCGCCGCGATCGCGCTCTACTGCACGATGGCCGCGCTGCGCAGCAACGACCGGGGCCGCGACCGGCAGCGGCACGCCGGCACGCTCTTCCTCGACAACCCCATCGGCCGGGCCAACGCCACCTATCTGCTGGAGCTCCAGCGGGCCGTCGCGGACGCGCTGGGCGTCCAACTGCTGTACACCACGGGCCTGTTCGACACGACCGCGCTCGCCGAGTTCCCGCTGGTCGTACGGCTGCGCAATGACGCGGACCTGCGGGCGGGGCTGAAGTACATCAGCGTCGAGGAGCATCTGCGGCCCGGTCTGCCGGTGCCCGACCCGCACGGCGAGCAGGTGCACGGCGAGATCACCGCGACCCGGATGTTCCGCCGCCCGCCGGAGGCGCCCGCCGCGGCGGCCGGTACGGCACACACCACGGCGGCCGGCACGACACACAGCACCGGCCACCCGGCCGCCCCGGACGTGGCTCCCGGCCCCTCGGGCGCCGTCCGAAACCCGTCCGTCACGTCCCTCGAACCACCCCTCACGGCCGCCGCGAACCCCCTCCGCGAGCCGTAGAACGACCGAAAAGCCGCGCCTCCCCAGCCCCCGCGCGCACGGGTGTCAGACCCCGTGCGCCCGGGGTATGCGGTGGCCGCGCCCGTCCCGTCCCCCGTCGCGCAGGGCGGGCCGCGCCCCCCGCCGCGCCCTGCGCCGCTCCCGGCGCGCGGCCCGCGCCACGCTGCTCGGGCTGGACAGCACCCCGTTGCGCTGGTTCCACACCTGCCGGGTCACCCACACATCCAGCACCGCCCAGGTGGCGACGACGCTGGTGAGCACGGTCAGCAGCGTCGCGGGCGCGCTCAGCCACGAGTGCCCGGCCGCCAGCAGCGTCGCGATCACCGCCTCGACCAGAACCACGGCCACGATCAGCACCGCCCGTACCGCCGCCGCCCGCACCGGGTCGGGCAGCCGCGCGGTGCCGACGGGCTCTTCCTCCCACATGGATTGCCCCTGGAACTTCATGAAAGGTGCCTGCCCCGAAAAATCCGGGTGCATTCAGGAGGTACGTTTCCGGCCAGACCCGCCCAACCCACCGGACTGACTTTCGAGTTAGCCCCGGCACAGTAGTAGGCTCACGCCGTTTAAACGCGACAGACGCCCCCGAAGTGGGGGAGACGTTGGGGAGGCCATGCGCTTTCGCGGTACGACGATCCGCCGGAAGATCGTGGCGCTGCTGCTGATCCCACTGGTGTCCCTGACCGCCATCTGGGGCTTCGCCGCCACCATCACCGGCCGTGCTGTGCTCGGCCGGCCGAACATTCAGCGAATAGCCGCCAATGTGGTCTATCCCGGTGAGGACGCGGTCAGCGGCCTGGAGCAGGAGCGCAAGGTCGCCCTGCTCTACGTGGCCAACAGCCGTGACTCACAGGCCCGGATCGCCTTCGACAAGCAGCAACGCACCACCGACGCGGCGTTGGCGAAACTCCGCACCCGGATCAACACCTCCGGTATCCGCAGCGAACTCGACGGACTGGCCCGGGAACGGCTCGACGCCTTCCTCGGCACCGCCGAGGGACTGACCTCGCTCCGCCAGCGGATCGACAACCAGCGGATCACCCGCGGCGACACCTACGACGCGTACAACTCGCTGACCGACCCGGCCTTCAAGCTCTTCGACGACCTCGACCCGCTGAGCAGTGTGCGACTGGACAGCCAGCGCCGGGCGGTCGTCGACATCGGCCGGGCGCGCGAGGCGGTCAGCCGGCAGGACGCCGTGATGTCCGCCGCGATCAGCACCGGCCACCTCAGCGAGGGCGAGCTGACGGACTTCACCTTCGCGGTCGGCCAGGAGCGCAACTACTACAAGGACGACCTCGGCACCCTCGACGCCGACATCCGCTCGCCCTTCGAGGCGTACTGGCGGGGCACCAACGGCAAGGCGCTGCGTTCGGTCCAGGACGCGATCATCGCGGCCGGCCTCGACAGCGCGCCGATCATCGCGGCCCACCTGTCCTGGCCCAGCGTCGCAGGCACGGCCTTCGACGACCTGGGCAGGCTGAACGCCACGGCCCAGGCGCAGTTCACCAAGCAGGCCCGCCCCCTGGCGACCGCGAGGATCGTCGAGGCGGCCGTGGCCGGCGGCTTCGGTCTGATCGCGGTGATCGCCTCACTGGTGGTGTCGGTACGCATCGGCCGCGGTCTGATCCGCGACCTGACCGGACTGCGCCGCGAGGCCCAGGAGGTCTCCGGCACCCGGCTGCCGCGCGTGATGCGGCGCCTCGCCTCGGGCGAACAGGTCGACATCGAGACCGAGGTGCCGCGCCTGCAGTACGCGGACGACGAGGTCGGCCAGGTCGGCAAGGCGCTCAACACCCTCCAGCGCACCGCGGTCGAGGCCGCGGTCCGCCAGGCCGACATGCGCAAGGGCGTCTCCGACGTCTTCGTCAACCTCGCCCGCCGCAGCCAGGTCCTGCTGCACCGCCAGCTGACCCTGCTGGACGCGATGGAGCGCAGGACCGAGAACGCCGAAGAGCTCGCCGACCTCTTCCGCCTCGACCACATGACCACCCGTATGCGGCGGCACGCCGAGGGTCTGGTCATCCTCTCCGGCGCCGCCCCCTCCCGGCAGTGGCGCAAGCCCGTCCAGCTGATGGACGTGGTCCGCGCGGCGGTCGCCGAGGTCGAGGACTACGAGCGGATCGAGGTACGGCGGCTGCCCAGGCTGGCCGTGACCGGCGCCGCCGTCGCCGACCTCACCCACCTGCTCGCCGAACTCATCGAGAACGCGGCCGTGTTCTCGCCCCCGCACACCCAAGTGCGGCTGCACGGCGAACCGGTTGCCAACGGCTTCGTGCTGGAGATCGACGACCGCGGCCTCGGCCTGACCCCGGACGCGCTGCTCGAAGCGAACCTCCGGCTGGCCGAGACCCCCGAGTTCGAGCTGTCCGACACCGACCGGCTCGGCCTGTTCGTGGTCAGCCGGCTGGCCCAGCGGCACGGCGTCCGGGTCTCGCTGCGGCAGTCCCCGTACGGCGGCACCACCGCGGTCGTCCTGATCCCGGCGACCCTGCTCTCCGAGACCGGCGACGACACCGGGTCCACCCGGCTCGGCGAGTCCCCCCAGCCGCGCGCGCTCCAGACGGCCGGGGACACCGAGCACACCTTCCGCCAGTGGGGCCTGGACGCCGGCGGTGAACGCCACAAGGAGCACGCGGCGCACCCCGACGAGCCCGGCGCGCTGTCCGACGACGATCCGGAGCTGGACGGCCCCGTGCCGCTGCCGCGCCGGCGCCGCAGCGCGCCCGTCCTGGTCTCCGACCGGGGCCGGCCGGTGGGCGAGCGCCCGCAGAACTCCGGCGCGGAGGAGCCCTCCGCACCGGAACCGGCCGCCGTACGGCCGCAGCCCCAGCCGCTGCCGCCCGCCCAGCCCGTCGTGCACTCCGTGCCGCCGGTCCAGGCGGTCCCGTCCGGCCCGCCGCAGCGGCGCGCCCAGCCGCCCGCCGGGGCGACGACCTCGGGCACCGGCAGCGTCCTTCCGCGCCGGGTCAGGCAGGCCAGCCTCGCACCGCAGCTGCGCGCCGAGGCCGCGCAGGACAGCGCTCCCAAGCCGCCCGCCGCGAACCGGGAACGCTCCGCGGACGAGGTGCGCGACCGGATGGCCGCGCTCCAGCGCGGCTGGCAGCGCGGCCGGGAGGGCGCGAGCCCGGACAACACCACAGACGACCCATCGACATCAGTACCGCGAACGACACCTGAGGGGACCGGTCGATGACCGCACCATCGAGCCCGACACGCGAGCTGAGCTGGCTCCTTGACGATCTGGTCGCCCGTGTGGCCAGTATCCGCAAGGCCCTGGTCCTCTCCGGGGACGGCCTGGCCATCGGCGCTTCGGACGGACTCACCCGCGAGGACTCCGAACATCTCGCCGCCGTGGCCTCCGGCTTCCACAGCCTCGCCAAGGGCGTCGGCCGGCATTTCAACGCCGGAAGCGTCCGACAGACCATGGTCGAGCTGGACGACGCCTTCCTGTTCGTGACGGCGGCGGGCGACGGCAGTTGCCTGGCCGTGC
It encodes the following:
- a CDS encoding sensor histidine kinase; amino-acid sequence: MRFRGTTIRRKIVALLLIPLVSLTAIWGFAATITGRAVLGRPNIQRIAANVVYPGEDAVSGLEQERKVALLYVANSRDSQARIAFDKQQRTTDAALAKLRTRINTSGIRSELDGLARERLDAFLGTAEGLTSLRQRIDNQRITRGDTYDAYNSLTDPAFKLFDDLDPLSSVRLDSQRRAVVDIGRAREAVSRQDAVMSAAISTGHLSEGELTDFTFAVGQERNYYKDDLGTLDADIRSPFEAYWRGTNGKALRSVQDAIIAAGLDSAPIIAAHLSWPSVAGTAFDDLGRLNATAQAQFTKQARPLATARIVEAAVAGGFGLIAVIASLVVSVRIGRGLIRDLTGLRREAQEVSGTRLPRVMRRLASGEQVDIETEVPRLQYADDEVGQVGKALNTLQRTAVEAAVRQADMRKGVSDVFVNLARRSQVLLHRQLTLLDAMERRTENAEELADLFRLDHMTTRMRRHAEGLVILSGAAPSRQWRKPVQLMDVVRAAVAEVEDYERIEVRRLPRLAVTGAAVADLTHLLAELIENAAVFSPPHTQVRLHGEPVANGFVLEIDDRGLGLTPDALLEANLRLAETPEFELSDTDRLGLFVVSRLAQRHGVRVSLRQSPYGGTTAVVLIPATLLSETGDDTGSTRLGESPQPRALQTAGDTEHTFRQWGLDAGGERHKEHAAHPDEPGALSDDDPELDGPVPLPRRRRSAPVLVSDRGRPVGERPQNSGAEEPSAPEPAAVRPQPQPLPPAQPVVHSVPPVQAVPSGPPQRRAQPPAGATTSGTGSVLPRRVRQASLAPQLRAEAAQDSAPKPPAANRERSADEVRDRMAALQRGWQRGREGASPDNTTDDPSTSVPRTTPEGTGR
- a CDS encoding roadblock/LC7 domain-containing protein, whose product is MTAPSSPTRELSWLLDDLVARVASIRKALVLSGDGLAIGASDGLTREDSEHLAAVASGFHSLAKGVGRHFNAGSVRQTMVELDDAFLFVTAAGDGSCLAVLTDADSDVGQVAYEMALLVKRVGAHLGSAPRSDGGTALSG